One Solanum lycopersicum chromosome 2, SLM_r2.1 genomic region harbors:
- the LOC101259113 gene encoding chaperonin 60 subunit alpha 2, chloroplastic isoform X2, producing the protein MVVRAGPKRIAFDKECRRALLSGINKLADAVSVTLGPRGRNVVLSEAGGLKIINDGVTIAQAIELPDTIENAGATLIQEVATKTNRLAGDGTTTAIVLAREMIKAGLLAVDFGANPVSMKKGMDQTVRELVNTLKKKSHPVRGNDDIKAVASISAGNDEFIGSLIAEAINKIGPDGVICIESSSSAETSIMVEEGMKIDKGYMSPHFINNPEKSIVEFENAKVLVTDQKICSVKEIVPLLEKATQLSVPLLIFAEDITNQVLETLVINKMQGMLNVAVVQCPGFRDGKKGVLQDIAMLTGADFLSGDLGLTLESATSDQLGIARKITITSNSTTIVAHPSTKAEIQARIMQIKKDLAETDNKSISEKLSQRIAKLSGGVAILKVGAHTETELEDRKLRIEDAKSATFAAMDEGIVPGGGATFIHLSEQIPLIKESFQDPDEQIGADIIGTALLAPAKLIAANAGVDGDTVVEKVRGCDWKMGYNAMTGRYEDLLASGIIDPCRVSRCALQNAVSVAGIVLTTQAIMVEKTKEPKPLVPYVPGITP; encoded by the exons ATGGTGGTGAGAGCTGGCCCAAAGAGAATAGCTTTTGATAAAGAATGCAGAAGAGCTTTACTTTCTGGTATCAATAAGCTTGCTGATGCTGTTTCTGTCACTTTAGGACCTAGAG GCCGGAACGTAGTTCTCTCTGAAGCTGGGGGgctgaaaataattaatgatggTGTTACCATAGCTCAAGCCATAGAACTTCCAGATACAATTGAAAATGCTGGAGCGACACTTATCCAGGAG GTTGCAACTAAGACCAACAGGTTAGCTGGTGACGGTACAACTACTGCAATTGTTTTGGCCCGTGAGATGATCAAAGCTGGGTTATTAGCTGTTGATTTTGGCGCTAACCCTGTATCTATGAAGAAAGGTATGGATCAGACAGTAAGAGAGCTGGTCAAtactttgaagaagaaaagtcaTCCTGTTAGAGGAAATGATGATATAAAAG CCGTAGCTTCAATATCAGCTGGAAATGACGAGTTCATTGGCAGTTTGATTGCTGAGGCAATTAACAAGATTGGTCCTGATGGAGTGATATGTATTGAGTCTTCCTCATCAGCTGAAACCTCGATCATGGTTGAAGAAGGAATGAAG ATTGACAAGGGGTACATGTCACCTCATTTCATCAACAATCCCGAAAAATCTATAGTAGAGTTTGAAAATGCCAAAGTTCTGGTAACCGATCAAAAGATATGTAGTGTCAAAGAAATTGTTCCTTTGCTAGAGAAGGCCACTCAACTGAGTGTGCCACTGCTGATTTTTGCTGAGGACATTACAAACCAAGTGCTAGAAACACTTGTCATTAACAAGATGCAAGGAATGCTCAATGTTGCTGTTGTGCAATGTCCAGGATTTCGAGATGGAAAGAAAGGTGTATTACAAGACATTGCCATGTTGACAG GTGCTGATTTTCTTTCTGGAGACTTAGGCCTGACTCTTGAAAGTGCAACCTCCGATCAGCTTGGTATTGCTcggaaaataacaataacaagtAACTCTACAACCATCGTGGCTCACCCCTCGACAAAAGCTGAAATACAAGCCAGAATAATGCAGATAAAGAAGGATCTTGCAGAAACAGATAATAAATCTATATCAGAGAAGCTTTCACAAAGAATAGCAAAACTCTCTGGTGGTGTGGCTATATTGAAG GTAGGAGCACATACTGAAACAGAACTGGAAGACCGAAAGCTGAGAATTGAGGATGCAAAAAGTGCCACATTTGCTGCCATGGATGAAGGAATAGTGCCTGGTGGTGGTGCCACTTTTATTCATCTTTCTGAACAAATACCCTTGATAAAAGAATCTTTTCAGGATCCAGATGAGCAGATCGGTGCTGACATAATAGGAACG GCACTTCTTGCACCAGCAAAGTTAATAGCTGCAAATGCAGGAGTGGATGGGGATACAGTTGTGGAAAAAGTTAGAGGTTGTGACTGGAAAATGGGGTATAACGCCATGACTGGAAGATATGAAGACCTTCTTGCTTCTGGTATTATTGATCCTTGCCGTGTTTCACGATGTGCCCTTCAGAATGCTGTCTCCGTTGCCGGTATAGTCCTAACTACTCAAGCAATAATGGTAGAGAAAACCAAGGAGCCCAAACCCCTTGTTCCTTATGTTCCTGGTATAACTCCTTAA
- the LOC101259113 gene encoding chaperonin 60 subunit alpha 2, chloroplastic isoform X1, protein MSLSMCSPLYSPLKLSFKEDKGKGNSWGLRQSLGKKKLMVVRAGPKRIAFDKECRRALLSGINKLADAVSVTLGPRGRNVVLSEAGGLKIINDGVTIAQAIELPDTIENAGATLIQEVATKTNRLAGDGTTTAIVLAREMIKAGLLAVDFGANPVSMKKGMDQTVRELVNTLKKKSHPVRGNDDIKAVASISAGNDEFIGSLIAEAINKIGPDGVICIESSSSAETSIMVEEGMKIDKGYMSPHFINNPEKSIVEFENAKVLVTDQKICSVKEIVPLLEKATQLSVPLLIFAEDITNQVLETLVINKMQGMLNVAVVQCPGFRDGKKGVLQDIAMLTGADFLSGDLGLTLESATSDQLGIARKITITSNSTTIVAHPSTKAEIQARIMQIKKDLAETDNKSISEKLSQRIAKLSGGVAILKVGAHTETELEDRKLRIEDAKSATFAAMDEGIVPGGGATFIHLSEQIPLIKESFQDPDEQIGADIIGTALLAPAKLIAANAGVDGDTVVEKVRGCDWKMGYNAMTGRYEDLLASGIIDPCRVSRCALQNAVSVAGIVLTTQAIMVEKTKEPKPLVPYVPGITP, encoded by the exons ATGTCCCTCTCAATGTGTTCACCTTTATACTCTCCATTAAAGCTTTCTTTCAAG GAAGATAAAGGAAAGGGTAATTCTTGGGGATTGAGGCAAAGTTTAGGGAAGAAGAAATTGATGGTGGTGAGAGCTGGCCCAAAGAGAATAGCTTTTGATAAAGAATGCAGAAGAGCTTTACTTTCTGGTATCAATAAGCTTGCTGATGCTGTTTCTGTCACTTTAGGACCTAGAG GCCGGAACGTAGTTCTCTCTGAAGCTGGGGGgctgaaaataattaatgatggTGTTACCATAGCTCAAGCCATAGAACTTCCAGATACAATTGAAAATGCTGGAGCGACACTTATCCAGGAG GTTGCAACTAAGACCAACAGGTTAGCTGGTGACGGTACAACTACTGCAATTGTTTTGGCCCGTGAGATGATCAAAGCTGGGTTATTAGCTGTTGATTTTGGCGCTAACCCTGTATCTATGAAGAAAGGTATGGATCAGACAGTAAGAGAGCTGGTCAAtactttgaagaagaaaagtcaTCCTGTTAGAGGAAATGATGATATAAAAG CCGTAGCTTCAATATCAGCTGGAAATGACGAGTTCATTGGCAGTTTGATTGCTGAGGCAATTAACAAGATTGGTCCTGATGGAGTGATATGTATTGAGTCTTCCTCATCAGCTGAAACCTCGATCATGGTTGAAGAAGGAATGAAG ATTGACAAGGGGTACATGTCACCTCATTTCATCAACAATCCCGAAAAATCTATAGTAGAGTTTGAAAATGCCAAAGTTCTGGTAACCGATCAAAAGATATGTAGTGTCAAAGAAATTGTTCCTTTGCTAGAGAAGGCCACTCAACTGAGTGTGCCACTGCTGATTTTTGCTGAGGACATTACAAACCAAGTGCTAGAAACACTTGTCATTAACAAGATGCAAGGAATGCTCAATGTTGCTGTTGTGCAATGTCCAGGATTTCGAGATGGAAAGAAAGGTGTATTACAAGACATTGCCATGTTGACAG GTGCTGATTTTCTTTCTGGAGACTTAGGCCTGACTCTTGAAAGTGCAACCTCCGATCAGCTTGGTATTGCTcggaaaataacaataacaagtAACTCTACAACCATCGTGGCTCACCCCTCGACAAAAGCTGAAATACAAGCCAGAATAATGCAGATAAAGAAGGATCTTGCAGAAACAGATAATAAATCTATATCAGAGAAGCTTTCACAAAGAATAGCAAAACTCTCTGGTGGTGTGGCTATATTGAAG GTAGGAGCACATACTGAAACAGAACTGGAAGACCGAAAGCTGAGAATTGAGGATGCAAAAAGTGCCACATTTGCTGCCATGGATGAAGGAATAGTGCCTGGTGGTGGTGCCACTTTTATTCATCTTTCTGAACAAATACCCTTGATAAAAGAATCTTTTCAGGATCCAGATGAGCAGATCGGTGCTGACATAATAGGAACG GCACTTCTTGCACCAGCAAAGTTAATAGCTGCAAATGCAGGAGTGGATGGGGATACAGTTGTGGAAAAAGTTAGAGGTTGTGACTGGAAAATGGGGTATAACGCCATGACTGGAAGATATGAAGACCTTCTTGCTTCTGGTATTATTGATCCTTGCCGTGTTTCACGATGTGCCCTTCAGAATGCTGTCTCCGTTGCCGGTATAGTCCTAACTACTCAAGCAATAATGGTAGAGAAAACCAAGGAGCCCAAACCCCTTGTTCCTTATGTTCCTGGTATAACTCCTTAA
- the LOC101258615 gene encoding glycine cleavage system H protein 2, mitochondrial, with translation MATKLWASRAASYLRISAFHRAFATVPKDLKYTESHEWVKVDGNSATIGITDHAQKHLGDVVYVEFPEVGSSVEQFGSFGAVESVKASSDINSPVSGKVVEFNEELNNGPALINANCYEQGWILKVEMNKPDEVKALMDPDQYTKFCDEEDAKH, from the exons atggctACAAAGTTGTGGGCTTCAAGGGCTGCTTCATATCTCAGGATCTCAGCATTTCACAGGGCTTTTGCCACTG TGCCCAAGGATTTGAAGTACACAGAATCTCATGAATGGGTTAAAGTTGACGGTAATTCTGCAACAATTGGCATCACTGATCATGCTCAGAAACATTTAGGTGATGTTGTTTACGTTGAATTTCCTGAAGTTGGGTCTTCTGTGGAACAATTTGGCAGTTTTGGTGCTGTTGAAAGTGTCAAGGCTTCCAGCGATATCAATTCTCCTGTTTCAGGGAAGGTAGTGGAATTTAATGAGGAACTGAACAACGGTCCTGCTCTG ATCAATGCAAACTGCTATGAACAAGGATGGATTTTGAAAGTTGAGATGAACAAACCCGACGAGGTCAAAGCATTGATGGACCCTGACCAGTATACCAAGTTTTGTGACGAGGAAGACGCGAAGCACTGA
- the LOC101258327 gene encoding uncharacterized protein has product MKDKKLIALGFEGSANKIGVGVVAIDGTILSNPRHTYITPPGQGFLPRETAQHHHQHILPLVKSALETAGVTPDEIDCICYTKGPGMGAPLQVSAVVVRVLSQLWKKPIVGVNHCVAHIEMGRIVTGAVDPVVLYVSGGNTQVIAYSEGRYRIFGETIDIAVGNCLDRFARVLTLSNDPSPGYNIEQLAKKGEKFIELPYVVKGMDISFSGILSFIEATAEEKLKNNECSPADLCFSLQETLFAMLVEITERAMAHCDKKDVLIVGGVGCNERLQKMMQIMCSERGGKLFATDDRYCVDNGAMIAYTGLLEYANGASTPMEESTFTQRFRTDEVLATWREKETAIA; this is encoded by the coding sequence ATGAAGGATAAGAAATTGATAGCCCTAGGGTTCGAGGGTTCCGCCAACAAAATTGGCGTCGGCGTAGTAGCAATCGACGGCACAATTCTTTCTAATCCACGACACACCTACATAACGCCACCAGGCCAAGGTTTTCTCCCCCGTGAAACCGCCCAGCATCACCACCAACACATCTTACCGTTAGTAAAATCCGCTCTAGAAACCGCCGGAGTAACTCCCGATGAAATTGACTGTATCTGCTACACAAAAGGCCCTGGGATGGGTGCTCCACTGCAGGTTTCGGCAGTGGTTGTACGTGTTCTATCTCAGCTATGGAAGAAACCTATTGTTGGGGTGAACCACTGTGTTGCGCACATTGAAATGGGTCGAATCGTAACCGGGGCGGTTGATCCGGTTGTGCTATACGTGAGTGGTGGAAATACTCAGGTTATTGCGTATAGTGAAGGACGGTATAGGATTTTTGGGGAGACGATTGATATTGCAGTGGGTAATTGTTTGGATAGGTTTGCTAGGGTTCTTACATTGTCTAATGATCCTAGCCCTGGGTACAACATTGAACAGCTTGCGAAAAAAGGTGAGAAGTTCATTGAACTTCCATATGTTGTGAAGGGAATGGACATTTCCTTCAGTGGAATACTGAGCTTCATTGAAGCCACAGCTGAGGAGAAGCTGAAAAATAACGAGTGCAGTCCGGCTGACCTTTGTTTCTCTTTACAGGAAACTCTGTTTGCAATGCTTGTAGAGATTACAGAACGAGCCATGGCGCATTGCGATAAGAAAGACGTGTTGATTGTTGGTGGTGTAGGATGTAATGAGCGCTTGCAAAAGATGATGCAAATTATGTGCTCTGAGAGGGGCGGAAAGTTGTTTGCAACTGACGATAGATACTGCGTTGACAATGGAGCAATGATTGCTTATACCGGTCTCCTAGAGTATGCGAATGGTGCATCAACTCCAATGGAGGAATCAACGTTTACTCAACGGTTTAGAACTGATGAGGTCCTCGCAACTTGGAGGGAGAAGGAAACAGCAATAGCATGA
- the LOC101258029 gene encoding pentatricopeptide repeat-containing protein At2g35130: MLVSKCPLNHILFEPRISRGGFRWKASASNEVPVEKWKQDSIFIDRRGRFRQFDHKKVSRKRCGSLRGRGWKYGSGFVDGIFPVLSPIAQQILTFIKTEKDPERIWSSLDTLRPTNNTWDDLINVAVQLRLNKQWDLIILMCEWILCRSSFQADVICYNLLIEAYGQSSLVKKAESTYLALVDARCVPTEDTYALLLKSYSKCRMIEKAEAVFSEMRKNGLPSSALVYNAYIDGLMKGRNSQKALAIFDRMKRESCQPSTDTYTMLINLYGKENKSYMALKMFNEMKAQKCKPNICTYTALVNAFARSGLCEKAEEVFEELQEAGFEPDVYTYNALMEAYSRAGYPQGAAEIFSLMQHMGCEPDTASYNIMVDAYGRAGLHEDAQTVFDEMTRLGIAPTMKSYMLLISAYSRNSNVSKCEEIVNQMQKSGVKLDTFLLNSMLNLYGRLGQFAKMEELLTVIEAGPYVADISTYNILINAYGRSGFIVKMEEVFQSLPSKNLQPDVVTWTSRLGAYSKKKQYQRCLEIFEEMIDEGCYPDGGTAKVLLSSCSSEDQIEQVTTVIRSMHKNVKTVELV; encoded by the exons AT GTTGGTCTCTAAATGTCCGCTGAATCATATCCTTTTTGAACCAAGAATCAGTAGAGGCGGATTCAGATGGAAAGCAAGTGCCTCCAATGAAGTTCCTGTTGAGAAGTGGAAGCAAGATAGCATTTTCATTGATAGACGCGGCAGATTTAGACAATTTGATCACAAAAAAGTTTCACGGAAAAGAT GTGGTTCTTTAAGGGGCAGAGGATGGAAATATGGATCTGGTTTTGTTGATGGTATATTCCCAGTTCTAAGCCCAATTGCTCAGCAAATTCTAACTTTTATAAAGACGGAAAAAGATCCAGAGAGGATTTGGTCTTCCTTGGATACTCTACGTCCCACCAATAACACTTGGGATGATCTAATCAATGTAGCAGTTCAACTTCGACTCAACAAGCAATGGGATCTGATCATACTG ATGTGTGAATGGATACTGTGCAGGAGTTCCTTTCAGGCAGATGTGATTTGCTACAATTTGCTCATAGAAGCTTATGGGCAGAGTTCACTTGTTAAGAAGGCAGAATCTACTTACCTGGCACTTGTTGATGCTCGATGTGTCCCGACTGAAGATACTTATGCACTTCTCCTGAAATCTTATTCGAAATGTAGGATGATAGAAAAGGCTGAAGCTGTCTTCTCTGAGATGCGGAAGAATGGCCTTCCTTCAA GTGCTCTTGTATATAATGCTTATATTGATGGGTTAATGAAGGGAAGAAATTCGCAAAAAGCATTGGCAATCTTTGATAGGATGAAGCGTGAAAGCTGCCAACCATCTACTGATACTTATACAATGCTGATCAACTTATATGGGAAG GAAAATAAGTCCTACATGGCGCTAAAGATGTTCAATGAGATGAAAGCTCAGAAATGTAAACCTAATATCTGTACCTACACAGCTCTTGTAAATGCATTTGCGAGAAGTGGCCTATGTGAAAAGGCTGAAGAAGTCTTTGAAGAGCTACAAGAAGCTGGGTTTGAGCCTGATGTTTACACCTATAATGCCTTGATGGAAGCTTACAG TCGTGCAGGCTACCCTCAGGGTGCTGCAGAGATCTTTTCTCTCATGCAGCATATGGGCTGTGAACCAGACACAGCTTCATACAATATCATGGTGGATGCCTATGGAAGAGCTGGTCTTCATGaag ATGCACAAACTGTGTTTGATGAGATGACGCGGCTGGGGATAGCTCCTACGATGAAATCCTACATGTTACTCATATCAGCCTACTCTAGAAACAGTAACGTGTCAAAATGTGAAGAAATCGTGAATCAGATGCAGAAATCAGGAGTGAAACTAGATACCTTTCTTCTTAACAGCATGCTCAACTTGTATGGTCGTCTTGGCCAGTTTGCTAAAATGGAAGAACTCTTGACTGTCATAGAAGCTGGACCATACGTAGCCGATATCAGCACCTACAATATCTTGATCAATGCATATGGACGTTCAGGATTTATCGTAAAAATGGAAGAAGTTTTCCAATCACTTCCTTCTAAGAACCTGCAGCCAGATGTGGTTACATGGACTTCCCGTCTTGGAGCATACTCCAAAAAGAAACAGTACCAAAGATGCTTAGAAATCTTCGAGGAAATGATCGATGAAGGTTGCTATCCAGATGGCGGAACAGCCAAAGTGCTCCTTTCGTCTTGTTCAAGTGAAGATCAGATTGAACAAGTTACAACAGTCATTAGATCAATGCACAAGAATGTGAAGACAGTAGAGTTAGTTTGA
- the LOC101257728 gene encoding uncharacterized protein isoform X1: protein MKLSCVNCDAVFSQKAEAVKQEDMSAYNAFKSCAPVAWSPNLYITLVRGIPGTRRLHRRTLEALRLGKCNRTVMRWNTPTVRGMIQQVKRLVVVETEEMYNARKEKLANQKALRPPLVVNHHAAPAGDPVQ from the exons ATGAAGTTATCCTGTGTTAATTGTGATGCAGTTTTCTCCCA AAAAGCAGAAGCGGTAAAGCAGGAAGATATGAGTGCTTACAACGCTTTTAAATCTTGTGCTCCAGTTGCATGGAGCCCTAATCTATACATAACCCTTGTAAGGGGTATACCAGGCACTAGGAGGCTCCATAGGCGTACCCTTGAGGCATTGCGTCTTGGCAAATGCAACCGGACTGTAATGCGATGGAACACACCTACTGTTAGGGGAATGATTCAGCAG GTGAAAAGATTGGTTGTCGTTGAGACAGAAGAGATGTACAATGCACGTAAGGAGAAATTAGCTAATCAGAAAGCTCTACGTCCTCCTTTGGTTGTAAATCATCACGCAGCCCCTGCAGGTGATCCAGTTCAGTAA
- the LOC101257728 gene encoding uncharacterized protein isoform X2 produces the protein MSAYNAFKSCAPVAWSPNLYITLVRGIPGTRRLHRRTLEALRLGKCNRTVMRWNTPTVRGMIQQVKRLVVVETEEMYNARKEKLANQKALRPPLVVNHHAAPAGDPVQ, from the exons ATGAGTGCTTACAACGCTTTTAAATCTTGTGCTCCAGTTGCATGGAGCCCTAATCTATACATAACCCTTGTAAGGGGTATACCAGGCACTAGGAGGCTCCATAGGCGTACCCTTGAGGCATTGCGTCTTGGCAAATGCAACCGGACTGTAATGCGATGGAACACACCTACTGTTAGGGGAATGATTCAGCAG GTGAAAAGATTGGTTGTCGTTGAGACAGAAGAGATGTACAATGCACGTAAGGAGAAATTAGCTAATCAGAAAGCTCTACGTCCTCCTTTGGTTGTAAATCATCACGCAGCCCCTGCAGGTGATCCAGTTCAGTAA
- the LOC101246402 gene encoding uncharacterized protein, which translates to MEYDNEEHGFISVPAPEFGAIFMSNIATKRECFKHSVFGLPLSMGNFVKEVKKGMILFLFEYERRQLFGVYRAISDGGMNIVPHAFSSSGKQFSAQVQFELIWRCSPLSEDEFCDAIRENYFSARKFHFGLSDEQVHRLLRLFSSRKLKNKLPPRKLTTGVSNGIDKDLIMVSNKSYTLSGGSNIKRSNADLRPSLSRGHPRSFHGVKRVPDDMFSIDHREKNEDIVDSAEYLYYNDKKRRIGYDEAFSRDNAAEDKLHVHSPTEELGFPGDDEWSLNDRVKRKHKINTNCTPAPSNYMEDSDLRRTVHDANLVVRDQIVKENNMDSNFGPGRSNESDNARTRLGAHYAGFSRNNHVDRAHSMDISHEPSLSRNNRSDPFWNVGTASDNWPKTLDDRVGGKKSHLDPDINSTIVSERFVNSPYKKKGMRKDGRLFRREISENESKFRTGIIREFDHQESTDDDDVCFLSMRKGANEKCADRFLIPTASNGNSAYAGDVGRQMAEVGSYPMNDFDGLVPGTENFKRPLSGADCTVYSPMKKRTPGYSTKFLAGTEFPQSTEGQNLGQSCSKFHDATITRVMPYKDELPNSCYGHTETYEVEQGSIFVRGPPSSNVYRENNFASSKGISSPYSHPEFTKRGLESASEGGKMVLLSQDGFSNPLINVGISESVEPYRSGSFGYRTAFISRASIVPQLTRDDINEGETWRFSSQAALGSIARNSFSGNYQCADEQIADGHVIWQGSDATHVGRRCRSPNTSWLLQGNVLTNLDYANRPGADVVNDEYENNRLTKVLHSDTRNSRRSVFSRLSLAPKVHKPREQEFDYSMSFDEHYYMDTTVDEIMDSLYEDQKIVPKKPLNRKPFIRKVGSGETNRSGKHASVVKNDAEQTADSMMRVLKGSANEVLEETMNHILAETRMVDFKRRRETNRTSEQSTVKLNKEEETNANEHTVLQNAQGNSSQTAVAKDSADKPFKRRKLVRPVFDENNCRSDLNHQLPCQTLDTAKTGNSDLIEVQPAL; encoded by the exons ATGGAGTATGACAATGAAGAACATGGTTTTATTAGTGTTCCGGCTCCTGAGTTTGGTGCAATTTTTATGTCAAACATTGCAACAAAGAGAGAGTGCTTTAAGCATAGTGTCTTTGGCCTTCCATTGTCCATGGGTAATTTTGTGAAGGAGGTCAAAAAAGGAATGATCCTGTTCCTATTTGAATATGAAAGGAGACAGCTTTTTGGAGTGTATCGGGCTATCTCAGACGGCGGAATGAACATTGTACCCCATGCATTTAGTTCTTCTGGGAAGCAGTTCTCTGCACAG GTCCAATTTGAGCTGATTTGGCGTTGTAGTCCACTATCTGAAGATGAGTTCTGTGATGCCATTAGGGAGAACTACTTTTCAGCAAGGAAGTTCCACTTTGGTCTGTCTGATGAGCAG GTTCATAGGCTTCTTAGATTGTTTAGTTCAAGAAAGTTAAAGAATAAGTTACCCCCGAGAAAGCTCACAACTGGAGTGAGCAATGGAATTGATAAAGACCTTATAATGGTCAGTAACAAATCCTATACATTAAGCGGTGGCTCTAATATCAAACGTTCTAATGCTGATTTAAGGCCTTCACTGTCAAGAGGACATCCAAGGTCATTCCATGGAGTAAAAAGAGTCCCCGATGATATGTTTTCAATTGATCACAGAGAGAAGAATGAAGATATAGTTGATTCTGCTGAATATCTCTACTATAATGATAAGAAGAGAAGGATAGGTTATGATGAAGCATTTTCGAGGGATAATGCTGCAGAAGATAAGCTTCATGTTCACTCGCCCACTGAAGAATTAGGATTTCCTGGAGATGACGAGTGGTCTTTGAATGACAGGGTAAAGAGGAAGCataaaataaacacaaattGTACTCCTGCCCCCTCCAACTACATGGAAGATTCTGACCTCAGAAGAACAGTTCATGATGCAAATTTAGTGGTAAGAGATCAGATAGTAAAGGAAAATAACATGGATAGTAATTTTGGTCCGGGCAGATCAAATGAGTCAGACAATGCTAGAACTAGACTTGGTGCTCATTATGCTGGTTTTTCAAGGAACAATCATGTGGATAGAGCACATAGCATGGATATTTCTCATGAGCCTTCCCTTTCTAGGAATAATAGAAGTGATCCCTTTTGGAATGTTGGAACTGCAAGTGATAATTGGCCGAAGACCTTGGATGATAGAGTAGGGGGGAAAAAGAGCCATTTGGACCCTGATATTAATTCTACAATTGTGTCTGAGCGCTTTGTGAACTCACCCTACAAGAAAAAAGGAATGCGTAAAGATGGTAGATTATTCAGAAGAGAGATAAGCGAAAATGAATCTAAGTTTCGTACAGGAATCATAAGAGAGTTTGATCATCAAGAGTCcactgatgatgatgatgtatGCTTCCTTTCTATGCGTAAAGGAGCAAATGAAAAATGTGCTGACAGATTTCTTATCCCAACTGCTTCAAATGGGAACTCCGCCTATGCCGGAGATGTAGGTAGACAAATGGCTGAAGTTGGTAGTTATCCAATGAATGATTTTGATGGGTTGGTCCCTGGTACAGAGAACTTCAAGAGGCCTCTCTCCGGGGCTGATTGCACTGTGTACTCTCCAATGAAGAAAAGAACCCCAGGGTACTCCACCAAATTTCTTGCTGGAACAGAATTTCCTCAGTCAACAGAGGGACAAAATCTTGGTCAGTCTTGCTCTAAATTCCATGATGCAACAATTACAAGAGTCATGCCATATAAGGATGAGCTACCAAATTCTTGTTATGGACATACCGAGACATACGAAGTTGAACAGGGTTCAATCTTTGTGCGAGGGCCACCTTCTTCCAATGTGTATAGAGAGAATAACTTTGCATCTTCTAAAGGTATATCTTCTCCATATTCCCATCCTGAATTTACAAAGAGGGGCCTGGAATCAGCTTCTGAAGGTGGAAAAATGGTTCTGCTTTCGCAAGATGGGTTCAGCAATCCTCTTATAAATGTTGGAATTTCTGAGTCGGTGGAACCATATAGGTCTGGTTCTTTTGGTTATAGAACTGCTTTCATTTCAAGGGCATCTATTGTTCCACAGTTAACTAGGGATGATATTAATGAGGGTGAAACTTGGAGATTTTCATCTCAAGCTGCCCTTGGTTCAATTGCTAGAAATTCCTTTTCTGGTAATTATCAATGTGCTGATGAGCAGATAGCTGATGGGCATGTTATATGGCAAGGGAGTGATGCAACTCATGTTGGAAGAAGATGTCGCTCTCCTAACACTAGTTGGTTGCTCCAAGGAAATGTTTTGACAAATCTTGACTATGCCAACAGACCTGGAGCTGATGTCGTTAATGATGAATACGAGAACAACAGATTGACGAAAGTTCTTCATTCTGATACCAGAAATTCCAGAAGAAGTGTTTTTAGTCGCTTATCTTTGGCTCCTAAAGTACATAAGCCAAGAGAACAAGAATTTGATTATAGTATGAGCTTCGATGAACATTATTATATGGATACAACAGTTGATGAAATCATGGACTCGTTATACGAGGATCAGAAAATTGTACCAAAAAAGCCATTGAACCGTAAACCATTTATCCGAAAAGTTGGTTCTGGTGAAACTAATAGGTCAGGAAAACATGCTTCAGTTGTCAAGAATGATGCAGAGCAGACTGCTGATTCAATGATGAGAGTTCTCAAAGGAAGTGCAaatgaagttcttgaagaaaccATGAACCATATTCTGGCAGAGACCAGAATGGTGGATTTCAAGCGCAGGAGGGAGACGAATCGAACTTCAGAACAGAGTACTGTTAAATTAAACAAAGAAGAAGAGACAAATGCTAATGAACACACAGTCCTTCAGAATGCACAAGGAAACAGTTCTCAAACTGCAGTGGCTAAGGATTCAGCTGATAAGCCATTCAAGCGTAGGAAGCTTGTGCGTCCAGTATTTGATGAGAACAATTGTAGGAGTGATTTGAATCACCAACTTCCTTGTCAGACACTTGACACGGCTAAAACAGGTAACTCAGATTTGATCGAGGTTCAGCCCGCTCTCTAA